A single region of the Coregonus clupeaformis isolate EN_2021a chromosome 40, ASM2061545v1, whole genome shotgun sequence genome encodes:
- the LOC121554925 gene encoding gamma-crystallin M2-like, translated as MTATDWKKYYMKLMACILPGFSVSLTLSLSLSLSLSLFQIVFFEDKNFQGRSYECNSDCPDLHSYFSRCNSIRVESGCWVLYERPNYAGYQYVLTPGEYPDHQQWMGFNDSIRSCRSIKSASGMFRIRLYERPDFAGQMMEFSEDNPNLTERWRHCKVHSCTVMDGAWVFYEHPIYHSRQHLLERAEYCRFTEWNAMHSNVGSIHRVQNF; from the exons ATGACAGCCACAGATTGGAAGAAGTACTATATGAAACTTATGGCTTGTATCTTACCAggcttttctgtctctctcactctctctctctctctctctctctctctctctctcttccagatcGTATTCTTTGAGGATAAGAATTTCCAAGGTCGTAGTTATGAGTGTAACAGCGACTGCCCAGATCTGCACTCCTACTTCAGCCGCTGTAACTCCATCAGGGTGGAGAGCGGCTGCTGGGTGCTGTACGAGCGCCCCAACTACGCAGGCTACCAGTACGTGCTGACCCCTGGGGAGTACCCTGACCACCAGCAGTGGATGGGCTTCAATGACAGCATCAGATCCTGTCGCTCTATTAAAAGC GCCTCTGGCATGTTCAGGATCCGCCTCTACGAGCGTCCTGACTTTGCCGGTCAGATGATGGAGTTCAGCGAAGACAACCCTAACCTCACCGAGCGTTGGCGTCACTGCAAGGTGCACTCCTGCACCGTGATGGACGGCGCCTGGGTGTTCTACGAGCACCCCATCTACCACAGCCGCCAGCACCTGCTGGAGAGGGCAGAGTACTGCCGCTTCACCGAGTGGAACGCCATGCACTCTAATGTGGGGTCCATCCATCGCGTTCAGAACTTTTAG
- the LOC121555090 gene encoding gamma-crystallin M3-like translates to MGKVIFYEDRNFQGRSYECMSDCPDMSSYMSRCHSCRVESGCFMVYDRSNFMGNQFFLRRGEYSDYMHMGMSDSVLSCRMIPQHRGSFRMRVYERENFGGQMHEMLEDCESFQERYRMANCESAQVMEGHWLMYEQPHFRGRMIYMRPGEYRNLREMGRSGMRYSSVRRIMESC, encoded by the exons ATGGGCAAG GTCATCTTCTATGAGGACAGAAACTTCCAGGGCCGCTCTTATGAGTGCATGAGCGACTGCCCTGACATGTCCTCCTACATGAGCAGGTGCCACTCCTGCAGGGTGGAGAGTGGATGCTTCATGGTGTACGACCGTTCCAACTTCATGGGAAACCAGTTcttcttgaggaggggagagtACTCAGACTACATGCATATGGGAATGAGTGACTCTGTCCTCTCCTGCCGTATGATCCCTCAG CACAGAGGATCCTTCAggatgagagtctatgagagggAGAACTTTGGAGGTCAGATGCACGAGATGTTGGAGGATTGTGAGTCCTTCCAGGAGCGTTACCGCATGGCCAACTGCGAGTCTGCCCAGGTCATGGAGGGACACTGGCTGATGTACGAGCAACCCCACTTCAGAGGCAGGATGATTTACATGAGGCCCGGAGAGTACAGGAACCTCAGGGAGATGGGAAGAAGCGGAATGAGATATAGTTCTGTGAGACGCATCATGGAATCCTGTTAA
- the LOC121555158 gene encoding gamma-crystallin M3-like, with protein sequence MTMGRIIFYEDKNFQGRSYETSQDCPELTSHLSRCNSCRVESGCFMVYERPNFMGHQMLVRRGEYPDNQRLMGMSQSDCIRSSRMIPMHRGSYKMKIYEKENFGGQNMELMDDCDSIQDRYRMSDCQSAQVMDGHWLMFEQPHFRGRMMYMRPGEYRSFKDMGMGTKGMRFMSMRRITDIC encoded by the exons ATGACCATGGGCAGG ATCATCTTCTATGAGGACAAGAACTTCCAGGGACGTTCCTATGAGACCAGCCAGGACTGCCCTGAGCTGACCTCCCACCTGAGCAGGTGCAACTCCTGCAGGGTTGAGAGCGGCTGCTTCATGGTCTACGAGCGCCCCAACTTCATGGGACACCAGATGCTGGTCAGAAGAGGAGAGTACCCCGACAACCAGCGTTTGATGGGCATGAGCCAGAGCGACTGCATCAGGTCCAGCCGCATGATCCCCATG CACAGAGGATCCTATAAAATGAAGATCTATGAGAAGGAGAACTTTGGAGGCCAGAACATGGAGCTGATGGACGACTGTGACTCCATCCAGGATCGTTACCGCATGTCAGACTGCCAGTCTGCCCAGGTTATGGACGGCCACTGGCTGATGTTTGAGCAGCCCCACTTCAGAGGCAGGATGATGTACATGAGGCCTGGAGAGTACAGGAGCTTCAAGGATATGGGCATGGGGACCAAGGGCATGAGGTTCATGAGCATGAGGCGTATCACGGACATATGCTAA